GGCATCCATGTCAGGCGTCAAAGTTTTATTTACTTCGATTGTAGATATCATTTCCGAAGGAATCAAATCCATTTGTACGTTACGGTTATCACCCTCTGCAGAAGGAATACGATCTCCGTTTAACATAACAGAATTTAATTCAGGTGAAAGACCTCTAATAATTATATTACGTGCTTCTCCTTGATCATTTTGCATCGTAATACCTGAAACACGTTTTAAAGCATCTCCAATATTAGAATCTGGAAAACGACCAACTTGATCAGAAGAAATAATATTTGTAATATTTCCATTGTTTTTCTGTTGATTTAATGCTTTTGCTTGACCTTTCAAAAAATCACCGATTACGACAACTTCATTTAATTCTCTACTTTCAGCATCTAAAGAGAAATTGATTACTGCAGTTTTATTTTCTGAAACTTCTATTTGTTTAGATATAGTTTCATAACCTAAATAATCAATATAAACAATGTATGTACCCGGATTTAGGTTTAGGAATTGATAATTTCCATTTTGATCAGAAATTGTGTATTTGTTTGTGTTTTCAATTCGTAGCCTAGCTCCTGGTAGAGAAAATTGATCAGTAGCATCAATAATTTTTCCAGAAATCACACCATTTTGAGCCAAAACCATAGGTCCTAACACAAGTAATGTGAGTTTTAATAAATGTTTCATGGTTCAATAATTTCAACAAAAGTACATTTGCAATATATCCTAATTGTTAAATCATCATTATGAAATATTTAACATTTCAGAAATAGTTTTTTAATGATTGATCTAAATTATTCAATCTTTTATTTTAGAAAAATAGTGCGTAATTCGACATATAATGTACTTTTTTACTAATTATAGCTGGTTTCAAATGGTTACTTTTGTATCGATTATAATTAAACAAAATGTCTTTTTCTAGCTTTATCAATACCAATCAAAAACTTAATATAAAAAATGAAATTTTAGCAGGGTTAACTGTTGCGATGACAATGATTCCTGAGTCGCTTTCGTTTGCAATTTTAGCAGGTTTATCTCCATTAATCGGATTGTATGGAGCATTTATAATGGGAATTGTAACGGCAATTTTTGGTGGTCGACCAGCTATGGTTTCAGGAGGAGCAGGAGCGACGGTTATTACACTAATTGCCTTAAATGCGACTTATGGTGAACAATATATTTTTGCAGCAGTAACATTGGCAGGTGTTTTTCAACTAATAGTGGGTATTTTTAAACTTGGAAGATTTGTTCGTTTAATTCATCAACCTGTTATGTATGGTTTTCTAAACGGTTTGGCAATCGTGATCTTTATGTCACAAATCGAACAATTCAAATCAACATCAGAAGGGGTTACGCATTGGTTATCAGGCACATCTCTTTATATAATGTTAGGATTAACGTTTATCACCATTTTAATTGTTTACTTTTTTCCGAAAATAACTAAAGTAATTCCTGCTTCATTGGTTGCAATTCTGATCACTTTTTTGTTGGTTTTAGGTTTTCAAATTGATACTAAAACGGTAGGTGATATAGCAACCATCAAAGGAGAATTACCTGTTTTTCATATTCCAAGTGTTCCATTAACTTTAGAAACCTTTAAGATTATTTTACCGTATTCGATTATTATGGGATCGGTAGGATTGATAGAAACTTTACTTACACTAACGTTAGTTGATGAGGTGACAGAAAGCAAAGGGAACTCGAATAAAGAATGCATGGCGCAAGGTGTTGCTAATATGACCAATGGATTTTTTGGAGGGATGGGGGGATGCGCAATGATTGCACAAACTTTTGTCAATCTTGATGCAGGTTCACGATCTCGACTTGGTCCAGCAATAGGAGCAATAACAATCTTGGTTATTATTTTGGTTGGAGCGCCAATTATAGAAAAAATTCCGATGGCAGCTTTAGTTGGCGTGATGATGATGGTAGCAATTTCAACATTTAAATGGGGATTTTTTAAATTAATTACAAAAATGCCTAAATCAGATATTTTTGTAAGTGTTTTAGTTGCACTTATAACTGTTGTTCTTCATAATCTTGCTTTAGCTGTTTTTGTTGGAGTCATTGTTTCTGCTTTGGTTTTTGCTTGGGATAATGCGAAACGAATAAGAGCCAGAAAATCTATCGATGACAATGGTCGTAAAATTTATGAAATATATGGTCCACTTTTCTTTGGTTCTGCATCTACTTTTTTAGATAAATTTGATATCATAAATGATCCAAATGAAATTATTATTGATTTGAAAGAGAGTAGGATAGTGGATATGAGTGCAATAAATGCTTTAAATACAATTACTTTTAAATATACACAACAAAATAAAAAAGTTATTTTGCGTCATTTAAGCAAAGATTCTATATTACTATTAGATCAAGCAAAAGGTGTTATAGAAGTCAATATTGAAGAAGATCCTACTTATAATGTAATGCCAAAATAAATAAAAAAAACAGCTTTGTAAAGCTGTTTTTTTTATAAATATCGTTCGTTGATCACATTCATATGATGAATAGAATGACCAGCCATTACAAAACCAATTTTTTCGACAGAAAATTCTCGATCACCAACTTTTCCAATTCTATTTAGGGTTTCATCGTCAAAAGATTTGAATTGAAAATACGTAGCTTTCATCAAATTCGTCCATTCTTTGATCAATTCTTCTGGTTTTCGACTTTTTGCGTTAGAAGTCAAAACGTAGGCATTTTCATCAAAAAAATTTAATGTCTGAGCATCTTCTCTCGCAATATGCTGAGCACGATATGAAAAAATACGTTCACAATCAATGCAATGTTGTATCATTTCCTTTATTGTCCATTTTTCCTCAGCATAAGCATAATCCCACTTATTTAATTCGGTAACAATTGTTAAGGTTTTTTTGATATCAGCAATACGGGTTTGTAAGGCATCTACAACCTCAATTCCGTCATAGATATTAATATAATTGTCATGGTTTATTGTATTCATTTTTTTGTAATTTTTTACAATTTAAGCATTATTAAAATGACTTATTTTAAGTATTTGTTAAAATTTATGCTACATTTTTTTGAAATTAATTTTAAATCTAATAAAAAAATAAGATTCTTATAGATATTTAAAATCTTGCATTTGATAAGTTTCTTTTCCGAAAAAACGTTGCTATGTTTGAGAGTAAAGTAATTTTTAAAATAAAGAATATAAATAGATGATAGCGAACTTATCATACTCAAGCGGTGCTTCTAAATATCCTCTATTGGGAGAAACAATTGGAGAAAATTTACGCAATACTGTCGCAAAATATCCTCAGCAAGAGGCATTGGTTTGCGTTGATCAAAATTACCGTGCGACCTATACAGAGTTTTATTCTCAAACAGAACAAATTGCAAAATCATTGATTGCAATTGGTTTAGAAAAAGGAGATCGAGTAGGAATTTGGGCGCCTAATCGTGCGGAATGGACATTATTGCAATATGCAACTGCTCGTGTCGGAATGATTCTCGTTAACCTTAATCCTGCATACAGAGAAAATGAACTTGAATTTGTTTTAAATCAAGCCGAAATTTCAGCTGTTTTTGCAGCTTTAAGTTTCAAATCAAGTCAATATAAAATCATGTTGAACAATGTGAAGCAAAATGCTAAAATGTTAGAACATATTATCATTTTTGAAGAAAATTGGAATGATTTTTTAGAACAAGGTGAAGAAATATCAACATCCGAAATTCATCAAATCGAACAATCCGTACAGTTTGATGATGCAGTTAATATTCAGTATACTTCTGGGACAACAGGTTTTCCGAAAGGTGTTACTCTAACACATCATAATTTATTGAATAATGGTTTCTTTATTGGAATACGATTAAATTATACACATTTAGATCGTGTATGTATACCAGTTCCTTTTTATCATTGTTTTGGAATGGTTATCGGAAATATGGCTTGTACTTCTCATGGTGCTTGTATGGTCATCCCATCTGAAAGTTTTGATCCAGAAAAAACGCTAAATGCTGTAGAAATAGAGAAATGTACTTCTCTTTATGGAGTTCCTACGATGTTTATAGCGGAATTGGAATTGCCAAATTTTGATCGTTTTGATTTATCTTCTTTAAGAACTGGCGTAATGGCAGGATCGCCTTGTCCAATAGAAATCATGAAGAAAGTTCAATCTAAAATGAATATGAAAGAAGTATCAATTTGTTATGGAATGACGGAAACTTCTCCTGTTTCGACCCAAACAATTATCGGTACTCCTTTAGAAAAACAAGTTTCAACGGTTGGTACAGTTCAAGACCATTTAGAAATTAAAATTATTGATCCGCAAACAGGTGAAATATTACCACGTGGCATTGCTGGTGAATTTTGCACTAGAGGTTATTCAGTTATGCAAAAATATTGGAATAATCCAGAAGCAACAGCTCAAGTGATAGATGAAAATAACTGGTTGCATACCGGAGATTTAGCGACGATGGATGTCGATGGTTATATTAATATTACAGGAAGAATTAAAGATATTATTATTAGAGGTGGTGAAAATATTTCACCTAAGGAGATCGAAGACTTTTTGTATGAACACGAAGCAATTTCGGATGTTCAAATTATTGGAGTTCCAAGTATTAAATATGGTGAAGAAGTGATGGCATGGGTAAAAGTGAAAGAAGGTATAACAGTAACAGAAGATGAACTAAAAGAATACTGTTTATCAATTGCACATTTTAAACGTCCAAAATTTTGGAAATTTGTAACTGAATTTCCAATGACAATATCTGGTAAAATCAGAAAAATAGAAATGCGTGAAGTCTCAATTCGAGAATTAAACTTAGAAACCGCTCAAAAAGTAAAAACATCTTAAAAATCATTAAAAAGAAATAAAAGTAGACTCAAGAATAATAATTTCAGTTATCTTTGAGTCTATTTAATTTTGTATAAAAATAAACGATATTAACGATGTCAAATATCTTATTAATCGAGGATGAACAGGCTATCCGAAATGTTTTGAAAAGTATCCTAATGGACGAAAATCCGAAATGGAAAGTTGATGAAGCAGAAAACGGAGTGGTTGGAATTGAAAAAATAAAAGAAAAAGAGTACGACTTAATTATAAGTGATATTAAAATGCCATTGAAAGATGGGATGGAGGTTCTTTCGGAAGCTATGGAATACAATCCTGATTTAACAATGGTAATGATCACTGGACATGGTGACGTGGATTTGGCTGTAGACGCAATAAAGAAAGGTGCCTATGATTTTATATCAAAACCACCAGATTTAAATAAATTATTAACCACTGTTCGCAATGCCTTAGATCGTAAATCGTTATTGTCTACGAACAAAGAATTAAAGAAAGAAAATAAAGCATTAAAGAAAAAAGTAGCAAAAAAATATGAAATGATTGGTGAAGCTCCAGCAATTGCTGAAGTAAAACAAATTATTGATAAAGTAGCTGCTACAGATGCTCGTGTGCTTATTCTTGGACCAAATGGAACAGGAAAAGAATTAGTTGCTCATCATTTACATGAAAAAAGTGACCGTAGTGTTAAACCTTTAGTTGAAGTGAATTGTGCTGCGATTCCTGCAGAATTAATAGAAAGCGAATTATTTGGACATGTAAAAGGTTCGTTTACAGGTGCTGTTAAAGATAAACAAGGAAAATTTGAATTAGCAAACGAAGGTACAATTTTCTTAGATGAAATAGGGGATATGAGTCTTTCTGCACAGGCCAAAGTTTTGCGAGCGTTGCAAGAAGGAAAGGTTTCACCAGTTGGTTCTGAAAAGGAAATTAATGTAAATGTTCGTGTAATTGCAGCAACGAATAAAGACTTACGTAAAGAGATTGAAGAAGGTCGCTTTCGCGAAGATTTATACCATCGTTTGGCTGTTATTATTATTAATGTTCCTGCTCTTAATGACCGCAAGGATGATATCCCATTATTGGTAGAACATTTTATAACAGACACAACAAGTCAAAAATCTTTTGATAAATCGGCTTACGATGCTTTAAAAGAATTGGATTGGACAGGAAACATACGCGAGTTGAGAAATGTTGTTGAACGATTATTAATTCTCGGAGATGATCCAATTTCAAGAAAAGATGTTGAACAATTTGTGAAAAAATAAACTGTTTTCATGACAAGAAATGTTATTTTTCTAATAGCTTTTATTTTTTTGATGTTTTCGTGTAAGAATGAAAAAACAGAAATAGACAAAAGTTCTGATGGTTTGTCGCATGAAGACGTATTGTCATTAGAAAAAAGTTCTGTCTTTACGAATGAAACGCTTGTTTACAAAGGAATTTTTGAAGGGAATTACTATGGTGATAAAATCATCTTGAAATTGACTGAAAAATCATTTTTAGTAGAGTACAAAGGTCAATCGTTTGAAGGAGAATTGTTTAAAAAAGATGATGGTTCTTTAATAGAACTCGCGCCTAAAAAGAAAAAATTACCTTTTCAGTTTTTACGTTGGTCAGATAATTCAGAAATCATGATTCTAAATGAAGATGGAATGGCAGACGATAATGGCGAAAATTATTTAACTAGAATTTCAGAAAAATGAAAATAATATTTACGTGGATTTTCAGTGTTTTAATATTAACTAATTTGGTGAGTTGTAATTCAAATTCATCAAATAAAAATGATGAATTAGGAAAACGATTTTTCGAAAATTACTCTACTCGTGCCGATTATAAAAAAATGTTGTCTTTTTATAATGATAGTTTGGTATACGAAAATGTAGCCCAATATTCGGGTGCTTCAACAATTGATCCTCGTTATCTTTTGAATGAAATTGTGCGTTGGAATGATACGACTATGCAGTATGAGAACAACCAATTGTTGGAAGTAAAAGATTTATTTTCAAATGATTCGATGATTATTGCCAATGGAGAATTTTCTGCTTACACCTATAATGGAATGAATTTTCCTTCGATGAAGTTTACCACTTTTTTATATTTGGATGAAAATTCAAAAATAAAAAAACAAGTAGATTGGTTCAATTATCCAATCGAAGATATTATTGAGTTGTATCAATTGCAACAAAGTCAACAAAAAATAAAATTAGATCAATAATAATCAAATAAAAATCCAGTTAACGATTTAACTGGATTTTTTCTTCAAGATTTATAAAATATATTAGCTAAAAAACGCCATAGAACAAACCATTAAAGCTGTTATTCCTGAATAGAAAAGCCCAAAGTATAATACGATTTAAACAATTTTTATTAAAAAAAATACCTCTCATAATCGAGAGGTATTTTTGTATTATACGTTTTATGAAAAATTATTTCAAATTTTTATCTGTATAAATCTTTTCAGCTAATTGTACAGCTTTATATGCATCAACAACACCTCCAGTTACAGAAATATCTTTTAATTGATCATTTTTATTGACAGAATCTAAAATGATTTGTTTCACTTGTTGTGTTGTCAATTTTGGATAATGTGACCAAACTAATGCTGCAACACCTGCAACAACTGGTGAAGCCATAGAAGTTCCAGAATTTGATTTGTATTCGCCATCTCTTGTTGGGATTGCAGAGTAAATATCAGAACCTGGAGCAAATACATCTACAGATTTTTTACCGTAATTAGAAAAACTAGATTTTAATTCATCTTTATTACTTGTATTCGAACCAACAGTAATCACATTGTTAGAAATTGCTGTACCCGCTTCGTTATAAACCGTAGGAAAATGTATATTCGTGTCGATGTTTTCGTTATCGTTTCCTGCTGCTTTTATCAATAAAACACCTTTGTCTTGTGCATATTTAAACGCTTCCCAAACTGCTTTTACATCAGGAGAATACGCTTTCCCAAAAGACATATTCAAGATTTTAGCACCATTGTCAGTCGCATAACGAATAGCGTTTGCAACATCTTTGTCGCGCTCATCACCATTAGGCACAGTACGAACAGACATTATTTTTACATTTCCTTGTCCAGCAATACCATCTATTCCAATTCCATTACCAGATTTTGCCGCAATAATTCCAGCAACGTGTGTTCCGTGGTTTGAATCTGGACCGTCTACATCCGAATTTCCATAGTATCTCTCATTCACATTGGCATAATCATCACCAACAATAGGACGAGGATCTAACTCTGTATTTAAGTTAATTTCTACTTGTTCTTTGTAATATTTCGCACCTTCAGCAATTTCATCACCTACTTTTTTCAAAAACTCTTTCATTGTCTTACCATCCCAAGCTTCTTTTGGAACCATCGCGAAAATCATCATACCTTGCTGAGCTTCTTTCGATTTTGGTTGAAAGGTAGACATGTTTTTTTCGTCCAAATCCTTTTCTCCCCATTCAGAAATTAATACTGGAAAACTAACTTTGAAAATTTCATCCATTTGCTGATATTGCATAGCACCTTGTTTAGCTTCAGCTAATTTATTTTCGAATTCTACTTTTATTTTTTGGTATTCTTCAAATTTTTCAGGGTATTTGGTTTTATTTGAAGCAGCATCGGTACTCGTTTCGAAAAGGTTTTTATATTTTACAAAAAGACGTGTTAATTCTAATGTATCGCCATCGACGTTTTTACCATCTTTTCCTCCAATAAAATTCCAACCATGCACATCATCAATGTATCCATTTTTGTCGTCATCTTTTCCATTTCCAGCAATTTCTTTTGCATTGATCCATACATTATCTTTTAAATCTGCATGTGTCACTTCAACACCAGAATCTAAAACTCCGACAATTAATTGCGATGGTTTACGTTTTTTTGATTCTAAAAATTGAATTGCTTTTTGTGTATTAACACCATAAACACCACTTTCTTCAAGAGATTCGTGTTGCCAATATTTTTGGTCAACCTTTGGTAATGGAATAGTTTCTTGTGCGAATGATGCCACACCAATAAACATGGCAACAGATATACTTAATAAGAATTTTTTCATAATAAATTTTTCTATATATGTCGGATAACAAAGCGAATTGTTACACATTGAGTTTTCGTATTTTGAAAATACAAAAAAGGCTCCAAATTAGGGAGCCATTTTATAATGTTGTGTTAAAATTATTTCAATTTACGTTGTTTGTAAATTTCTTCAGCTTTTTGTACAGCTTTGTACGAATCTACAACACCTCCAGCAACAGAAATGTCTTTTAATTGATCATTTTTATTCACTGTTTCCATTAAAATATTACGAATATCTTCAGCAGTTAATTTTGGATAGTGTGACCAAACCATTGCAGCAACACCAGCAACAGCAGGAGAAGCCATAGAAGTTCCATTTAAGAAACGGTATTGATCTACACCTGGATAAGTAGCATAAATTTCTTGTCCTGGTCCAAAAACATCAACTGATTTTTTACCATAATTTGAGAAACGAGCTTTTAAAGCATTTGGATCTTTTGTTGATGCACCAACTGTTAAAACAGATTTAGAAACTGCATTTCCATTTCTGAAATTTGTTGGATAATGAACATGAACATCAATATCTTCGTTGCTGTTTCCTGCTGCTTTTACAATTAAAACTCCTTTATCCGAAGCATATTTGAAAGCATCCCAAACTAAATCCGCATCGGGAGAGTATGGTTTTCCGAAAGACATGTTTAAGATTTTAGCACCATTGTCCACTGCATAATAAATTGCATTTGCAACATCTTTGTCACGCTCATCACCATTTGGAACTGTACGAACTGACATAATTTTTACATTATTTCCACCAATTGTACCATCGTTTCCGATGTTATTTCCTCTTACAGCACCGATAATTCCAGCAACGTGTGTTCCATGAGATGACTCAGGACCATTAGAATCTCCATTTCCGTAAAAACGTTCTTTCTTATCGTTTGGATTGTCAACGTCTTTGCGATCAACTAAATTTAAGTTCAGGTGAGATGTTAAAGCATCACCTTTTGCAGCACGGCGTGCAGCTCCTAAGTAAGTATTGGCAACCTCTTTCATGGTTTTACCAACCCATTGCTCTTCTTTTAATTCACCAAAAATCCATAAAGCTTCTAAAATTTGTGAATCTGTTGGTTGGTAATTAGCCAAAACATCTTTTGATAATTTAGTGTCACCAAATTCTAAAACCATTTTATTTACACCACCTTCAACTGCGTTTAGTTTTGATTGTGCAACTTGTTGGTTGTATTTTGCTTTACCTACAGCGCTTAAATATTCTTTTTCAATTTTTTGAAACTCTGCATATTCTGTTGGATTTTTTGCAATTGCAGCATGATTTTTTTTCTGATCGTAAGTAGCGTATTTATTCGATAAGTTTTTGTAAATACGCGTTATTTCAGTTGTATCATCATTATAATTGATTCCTTTCGCTGTTCCCAAATAAGACCATCCGTGTACGTCATCAATGTAACCATTTTTGTCATCATCAATTCCGTTTCCTGGGATTTCTTTTGGATTTGACCACATATTTGCTTTCAAATCTTCGTGGAAATGCTCAACACCACTGTCTAATACGCCTACAATAATTGTATTGGCTTTTCTTTTCTTGTCTTTTAAAAATTGTAATGCTTGATCAGTATTTACACCATAAATACCTGTTTGTTCTACACTTGCATGGTACCATTTTTCTTTCGGTACTTCTGTTGTTTGTGCTTGAGCAAACCCTAATGTAAAGGCAAATCCTAAAGCAATAAATAATTTTCTCATGTTGTTATTTTATTAAGTTTTTTAAATACACTGCGGCACTTGGACCTTCGCTAAAAAGTAAATCTAAGATACTCAATCCTTCAACGAATTCAAATTTGTCATCAAAAACTTGTGCGTATTCGGGTAAGTTGTATTGAGGTGCTTTTTTAGCAGAAAATTGATTTCTAAAATCATTTTCAGGTAATATAGATTGATAAGTTTCTGTTTTAGAAACTTCCAAGTCTAAGTTTAATTTTTTGTTGATGAATTCAATTGTTTTTAAATTCAAATCCAATAAAAATTTTTCCTTCTGTTCTAAAATTGGAATAATTTCATCTTCATAATACTCAAAATATGGAGAACTTTGATAAGCTGATTTTAACGATTTGATGTGTTCTTTCTGCCAATCATATTCATAAGAAGGTTGTAAATCTTTGAACAATCGAGTTCCGTTGTGAAAGATGGGAATATTTAACATCAACTTACCATTTGCGCCCAAAATATACATGCGATTACGGTAAGTTTGCTTTTGAAAATTTTCTTGAACTTCGATATCCAAAGTCTGGCTTTTTACCATTTCTGCATAGTAATCAATCGGTCCAAAATAAAAAGCGGCAAACGTATTTTTCATTCGTTTTTATTATTTTTCTGTATATAAACTGTGCATTACAATTACTTATAATGCACAGTTTTGAGTTATTTATTTTCGAATAACAAATTTTATTTTTTAAAATTTGACTACAAAATAATTTTAATAGTTGTTTTTCTTTTTCTCTTTTCGAGCTTTTACAATATCGTATCCAATCCAACCAATTAACGCAATTAAAACATAAATTCCGTACGATGTTTTGTTTGGATTATCGTTGTTGATTGAGGTAAAGAATCGATCCCATATAAATTTCTTAGGAGCTGCAGGTTCAAACATTCCATTCATATTTGCCCAAATCATAATTGGACGACCAATGATATGATCTTCTCCAACATATCCAAAGAAACGCGCATCTAATGATTGATTTCTGTTATCACCAACCATAAAATAGTAGTTTTGTTTGATTTCGTATTTGTCTGTTTTTTGATCGTTGATAAATACATCAAACTTACCATTAGCAGAATCAACTTTTAGCGTATTGTTTTCGTAACGACGAATAATATTGATGTATTGTGCCAACGTTTCTTTGTTAACATCTACAACATCTCCTTTTTTCGGAATGTATAAAGGACCGTATTGATCTGTATTCCAGTTTTTGTTAACAGGGAAAATCGTATTTGTACTATCGATTTTACCATTCACAATATGTTCTGTTTTTTGACCAACTGGTTGTAAAATAGGTTCGATAGAAACTACATTTGCATTCGATTTCATTGCTGTGACATGTGCGTCAGTTAATGCAGCAAATTGATAGATAAATGTACCATCAGTTTGTTTTCCAGCTTGATAATCTGTACTGATAATTCCAAAATTATCGTATAATAGTTTATCACTAAATGGAGTTTTTACAACCACTAAATATGAATGCTGAACTTGTGCATCTTTTTTCGGGATGAATTTTTTGTCGTTTACATATAAAACACCATTTCGAATTTGAACTGTTTCTCCTGGCAAACCAACCAAACGTTTTACATATGCATCTTTACGATCAATCGCATTGTAAATAGAATCGGTAGGGTAATTGAAAACAACAATGTCATTTGATTTTAAATCTCTCCAACCCGGAACACG
This portion of the Empedobacter stercoris genome encodes:
- the lepB gene encoding signal peptidase I, with product MHVLIYWLIGFIIANVIFGAATWKLYKNAGKEAWQAYIPFLNIWKGLEIIHRPKWWIILFYLPIVGPIFWLVFFVDLGDSYGKIETKDKVIMVLTLGLYIFAVNYADNPKYLGPEKRKPTFVSSLIFALVLATLVHNWFIQPMIVPTGSMENTIKIGDALFVEKVSYGARVPITPIGIPFSEFIYRDGFIDKARLPYMRVPGWRDLKSNDIVVFNYPTDSIYNAIDRKDAYVKRLVGLPGETVQIRNGVLYVNDKKFIPKKDAQVQHSYLVVVKTPFSDKLLYDNFGIISTDYQAGKQTDGTFIYQFAALTDAHVTAMKSNANVVSIEPILQPVGQKTEHIVNGKIDSTNTIFPVNKNWNTDQYGPLYIPKKGDVVDVNKETLAQYINIIRRYENNTLKVDSANGKFDVFINDQKTDKYEIKQNYYFMVGDNRNQSLDARFFGYVGEDHIIGRPIMIWANMNGMFEPAAPKKFIWDRFFTSINNDNPNKTSYGIYVLIALIGWIGYDIVKARKEKKKNNY